In Phoenix dactylifera cultivar Barhee BC4 chromosome 1, palm_55x_up_171113_PBpolish2nd_filt_p, whole genome shotgun sequence, the genomic stretch CTGGTTTAGTGTTCTGTTTGATGCATTTTTAATGTAGATTGGGTATCACTATCCTGCTGCTTTCCAGTTTACAGGATTTTTGAATTCAAACGGCTGCTTTGCTCTTAGTAAAGAGAAGGCCAACCAATCCAGTAGGTGAAAGGAATAGGAAAACTCATGTAGTTCTCTTTCAGTAGTTTTATGGCCACCTTCAGAACTCAATTACATCTTCAACAGTTTTTTTAGATCCAtgatttttgttttcagaaaGGTCTTAGATCCATATCTTAGATACATATGCTTTTGGTTTGAAATATGTACTCGTTCAATTTGCTTTACTATACACAATTTTTTGTTAACTTCGAGTTGTATCAAACTATCAACTATTATTGAGCACTATTTATGGACTATCGATTTTTGTGGAAGGATCAATTGCCATTTACCATCATTTGGATATGAATGATACCGACCAAGCGTAGTTTCTATGAATTAGGTCCAAATGTTGCTTATGAAGTTTCTGTTTAAAAATTGAATCCTTACCTAAGAAAGTCGATAAAAGTCATTGAGAGCTGTGTAACATTGATGGACACCGGTAGGAGGGTTACCAACATTTAAGACAAGCATGTTAATTATTTGTTTGATTTAATTTGAGAAAGTGAATTCTGGTTACATAAGAAATTGCAACTTCGGCAAAAAAAGATGGTTGGGGCTGGGTCTGAGTCGGATtcgaattttttgggttgggatcGGATTATACATGATTATATATGAATCTGGTTCGATCCGAATGATCTGTTGGGTCAAATATTGTAGTCATAGATTTAATTCAATTCGACTCGTTTTTTTATTGGATTGGATCTAGATTCGATATGGAACTAAATTGAGTTGGggttggggggtgggggggtgtTAACTCATGACTCGGTCCAACCCATTTGCCCCGTGATGTTGGACGTGTTGCCTCTCGGGCTGAAGGGCGGAGAGTGAGTTAGACGTAGAAAAGTGCTGTGCCATGTGGGAGGACACGTCCGTAATTCCAGGTGTAGAAAGACTCGAGATGCACCACGCCACGTTGAATGGTCACCCATTGGACGACGTGGCCACATGCTTGAGTTTGCTGTCGTCGTCGTTGCTTCATTTTGAAACTTTCTTCGTTCCGCTATAGTCACCTTCCAGGTGACGTAACCACCAGATGGCCAGCCGTTGACCGGGGCACTGGCCACACGTTCGCGGTAACCCCACCTCTAGGTAACCGTCTCTGTCCGAGCTGGCTACCGGTAGAAGATCCTGTCACCGTATTTACTATTTATTATATAGATATAGAATAGAAAATAGTACCCAAAGCATTCCTTGGAGACCCAGAAAGGTACCTGGCGAAATAGAACCCGCCACCAATACCTTTTCCATGGATCGGGGCCCGCATGACTGAGGCGAGTGGACTTGTTGGTTCACTCGTTTTGGGTCTACCTGTCATTTCTGGAAAGATATTTTCCCGCATCGGCTGCCAGCTGTATCAGTTCCACCTGACCGCCTGGGGTACTAAGTTTcttgtttaaaaaaatatcaatttcTTTACAGAGGGGAAAGGAGAGGAGAGGTACTGGGAGTCGGGACCCTAACCCCAAATGCACGAGTCATGCGCCCCAAATTCACGCGAAATCCAAACCAAATGAAATTCCACCGGGGCGAGATTGGAAGCGGTCTACACTAGGATGCGCGCCACATGTACCTCAGCCCGATATCCTCGCCGTCCGTGACAGATGGGACGGTCACCGTCCCGGGCAGGGGAGAAACTGCCTCGCCCGTCCGATCCCCATATATGCTCGAACCGACGGTGCCGATCAGGCCGGGGACGTGCTCGGGCAGATCTCGCTGTCTTTAAGAGGCGTTGCCCCCCGGCCTTTCCTCCTCGTCCAGCCGAGGGTTTCGTCCTCCCAAGAAACCCTCGCCCTTCCTCACCTcaccatcctctctctctctctctctctttctctctccctccctcccccccccccccccccccccgcctggGCTGTTCACGAGGCTCTGCTCCCTGGATTCCGGCCCTTCCTTCGTGGAACAATTGTCCTCTTCCATGGTCCCCGACCCCCCGGCGGCACCCGATCCGAACGAGCCCGTCGGATCCCGGACGATTTGAGGGGAATCGCCGCCGTGCATGGCGTCTGCTCTCCTGGCCAGCCGAAATGAGCCGTACTGGGGAGACAGAAAGGTTTATATGAGGAAAACCCCGAATTCTAACCCTAACTCAAGAGCTGTGACGAACCCTAATCCTAATCCTAACGCCAGAGACCATGTTTCCGACCATACGGGCCAGTTCCACccactggagccggaggaggtgCCGGCGTCCGTGGCCGCGGTGTCGGACGACTCGTCGTCCTTTAACCGGAAATGCATCAACCTCAACCACCGGCGTGATTCGGCCAGCTACATCACGTTCAACATCTCGAACTACTCGAAGACGGAGCTGAGGGAGCTCAAGAGGCGCCTGGCTTCGGAGCTGGAGCAGGTCCGGAGCCTGAGCAGCCGGATCGAATCCAGAGAGTTCCAGTCTTCCGCCAGATCCGCTGGCTTCAGTTCATCGGGGATCTACTGCGGTGGCCGGGAGGTCACCTCCTTGGCCGCGGCAGCCTTGCATCAGAACCACGTCCAGCCTCCTGATTCACAGGCAGCCAGATCTTCCGATCTCTTCTCgaccaaggagaagaagatCTCCGGAAACAAGACCTTGCTGCCGGTGGTCTCTCCCAGGGAGGCAAAGCGGCTGGCGGCAGCGCCAGGTTCAGAGAAGCTCCGCTCTGCCATGATGAAGAAGTGTGGCCAGATCTTGACGAAGCTGATGAAGCACAAGAAGGGCATCTGGTTCAATTCCCCTGTGGATGTGGTGGGCATGGGCCTCCATGACTACTTCCAGATCATCAAGCACCCCATGGACCTTGGTACTGTGAAATCTAAGCTCAACAAAGGTCTCTACCCGTCGCCATTGGAGTTTGCTGCTGACATCAGATTGACCTTTAACAATGCCCTTCTCTACAATCCAGAAGGCCATGAAGTGCATAAGCTCGCTGATCAGTTCCTCCGGCTCTTTGAGGGGCTGTTTCGCCCTTCGTACGAGAAGTATGAGAAGCAGCAGAGCACCATTGccagggaggaagaggagggccaTAGGGTCGTTTCCTGGTCTCGTCCTCCTGTTGTCGAGAGTGCAATGAGACCTGAGCCGGTCGTTCCTATGATACTGCCACCAGCTCTGAATCCAACTCCAATGCCAACTCCATCTGCACTGCCTCCTGTTCAAGCTAAGCAGCCGCAGCTGCTGCCCCAGCCCCAGCAGCATCCGGTCGTTGGTAGAATGATGATGGGGAAGCAACCAAAGCCAAAGGCGACATACCCAAAGAAGCGACCAATGAGCTTGGAGGAGAAGACGAAGCTGAGCCTGGGGCTCCAGAGCCTGCCCCAGGAGAAGATGTCCCAGGTGCTGCAAATCGTGAGGAAGAGGAATGCGGATCCTGCACAGCAGGGGGATGAGATAGAGTTGGACATTGAGACAATGGACATGGTGACCCTTTGGGAACTCGATCGGTTCCTGTACAATTGCAAGAAGATGATGAGCAAGATCAAGCGGCAGGACATGGCCAGCCACCTGATCTCTGCTGGTCCACCTGCGACCATGGTTAACACCGAAGGCGGTGACAGGGTAATGAAGAATGCACTTTCCTCTGTTAGGCTATTAATTTCAAGGAGCTTTCTTTCCATTGCTCTCTGATACTATTATTAACATGCCCTTTCTCCTCTGCATGGATGTTGGCAGTCTCCAGTGGCAGTAGAGACACCAGAGGCAGAAGCGGCGAAGAAGAGCAAGAAGGCGGACACAGTTGAGGAGGATGTTGATATTGGTGATGAGATGCCGTGCACCAATTATCCCTCTGTGGAGATTGAGAAGGATGCTGGTTGTGCCAGCAGCTCCAGCAGCTCCAGCAGCGGCTCTTCATCGTCAAGTGGTATACAACAACGATGATCTTGTGCTTTTTTGATTCATGCACTGTTCCTTGCAGGGTCTTTTTAATTAACTTGTTGTCTATGGCTTTGATCCTGGTTCAGATTCAGATTCGGGTAGCTCATCAGAGTGCGATTCCGATCGAGATGATGCACAGTCTCCTGCTGTAGGCTTGAGATCTCCGAGAAACTAACAACAAGTTTAGTTGATAGTAGACGAGAAGCATGTGAGAGGGCATGGGTAGGGGTACAGAAATTTGAGGGCTTGTGGGTTTTTTCCCCTCTCGTCAGGTGTGATTTAGGTAGGAGTGGATAGATAGGTGGGTAATTTGATGGCACAGGTGTACCATAtgtaaaaggagaagaaagtggAGAAGGTTGAGTAGGTGAAGCCTTCAGAATGGCTTCTACTTGAATTCCCTCTTGTTTATTTTGAGCTTTTAGTTTAGGGCTTATAGTTTTGGTTTCA encodes the following:
- the LOC103701462 gene encoding transcription factor GTE7-like; translation: MASALLASRNEPYWGDRKVYMRKTPNSNPNSRAVTNPNPNPNARDHVSDHTGQFHPLEPEEVPASVAAVSDDSSSFNRKCINLNHRRDSASYITFNISNYSKTELRELKRRLASELEQVRSLSSRIESREFQSSARSAGFSSSGIYCGGREVTSLAAAALHQNHVQPPDSQAARSSDLFSTKEKKISGNKTLLPVVSPREAKRLAAAPGSEKLRSAMMKKCGQILTKLMKHKKGIWFNSPVDVVGMGLHDYFQIIKHPMDLGTVKSKLNKGLYPSPLEFAADIRLTFNNALLYNPEGHEVHKLADQFLRLFEGLFRPSYEKYEKQQSTIAREEEEGHRVVSWSRPPVVESAMRPEPVVPMILPPALNPTPMPTPSALPPVQAKQPQLLPQPQQHPVVGRMMMGKQPKPKATYPKKRPMSLEEKTKLSLGLQSLPQEKMSQVLQIVRKRNADPAQQGDEIELDIETMDMVTLWELDRFLYNCKKMMSKIKRQDMASHLISAGPPATMVNTEGGDRSPVAVETPEAEAAKKSKKADTVEEDVDIGDEMPCTNYPSVEIEKDAGCASSSSSSSSGSSSSSDSDSGSSSECDSDRDDAQSPAVGLRSPRN